GGCGACCATAGTTTCCAAAGCAGTTTGCAGAAATCACGGCGGTTCTGTGTGAGACCTGCACGGCCGCGTTCACTGTGAAAATAATACTGATACCAGTAGCGCAACTCATTTTCCGGTGACTGCGGCTTGCTGGCTGCGGCAATATCCTGGATGTTGTAGCCGCCGACCGACACCAGTCCGCGGGCTCGCCCGGGCCACAATGCGGCGACGATACAGGCTGCGCGTCCGCCCCAGTCGTAACCCGCCAGTACCGCACTTGGAATCGCCAGCGCATCCATCAGCGCCAGTAAATCGTGCGCGAGCACCGCTTGTTGACCGGAGCGCGGCGTAACGGTGGACAGGAAACGGGTCGGTCCGAAGCCGCGCAAATAGGGGGCGATCACGCGGCAGCCTGCTGCTACCAGCAATGGAGTCAATCCGTCATAGGCATGGATATCGTATGGGAAGCCATGCAGGAGCAGTACCGGCTTGCCATCGGCAGCGCCGTTTTCTTCATAAGCGACGTCGAGAACGCCTGCTTCAATCTGTTTCAGCATGACTGTTCTTTCAAGTGCATCTAACCGGAGCGTGGCGTCGAGCAAGTTGCCAATCTGGCTAGCAAGACTGGGAGCGGAATTCTCATTCTAGTGCAAATGAAAAGCGGGGGGCTGTCGCCAGCCAGCAATTATTGCCAGTTGACCTATACTGATTGCATGACGTATCCATTGCAGGCCGGTTCAGGCAGATGTCGCCATGCAACAGGCGGAAAGTCATCCTCGACAAGGAAGGAGGCACAAAATGCCCTGGAATTTCGGTTGGATAGGTTTGGCTTTTGCCATCTTCGTGTTGGTGATTTTGCTGAACATGGCGATCTACATTTTCCGCGAATACGAACGTTGCGTGGTATTCACGCTGGGACGCTTTTCCGGCGTTCGCGGCCCGGGTCTGGTGCTGATCATTCCAGCCATCCAGCAACTGGTACGGGTTGATTTGCGCACCGTGGTGCTGGAGGTGCCGACGCAAGATGTGATCTCGCGCGACAACGTTTCCGTGCGGGTCAATGCAGTGGTTTATTTCCGTGTTATCGATCCCAGGAAAGCCATCGTCGAAGTGGCGAATTTCTTCAATGCGACCAGCCAGCTGTCGCAGACCATGCTGCGTTCTGTACTGGGCAAGCATCAGTTGGACGATATGTTGGCAGAGCGAGAAAGGCTGAATCTTGATATCCAGCAGGCGCTCGATGCGCAAACTGACTCATGGGGCATCAAGGTCTCCAATGTCGAGATCAAGCAGGTCGATCTGACTGAATCGATGATCCGCGCGATTGCAAGGCAGGCCGAGGCGGAACGCGAACGGCGCGCCAAGGTGATTCATGCGGAAGGCGAGTTGCAGGCCTCGGAAAAACTGTATCAGGCGGCCCATGTCCTGGCGCAGGAACCGCAGGCTATCCTGTTGCGTTATCTGGAGACATTGACGGTGATTGGCGCCGACAAGAACACCACGGTGGTGTTTCCGTTGCCGATGGATTTGCTGTCCAGTTTTTTAGGGGGCAAGAGCAAGACTTAGCGTTCGACAATATAATTACCTGATCGCAATTCCCGGTGCAGCTCCGACGTTGTGTTGCGTCGGCTTGCGATCCAGACACAGTCAGACTCGCCAAGTCTTCATCCCTTCCCAGGACCTGCATGAATCCCATTACCCTGCAAACGCTCGCCAATTTTCCGCAACAACTTGAAGCCCACTATGCGGCAATTCCTGCCGATTTCAAACATTGGGCGCCAGCCTCATGGGATGGCGTACCGAGCGAGCCGTTTACCGCAATAGAGCAAGCCTGTCATGTTCGCGATATTGAGATCGACGGTTATCATTTGCGCTTCCGGCGCACGCTCGACGAACAGCATCCGCTGCTGGTTTCCATCGACAGTGATGCGCTGGCCAGAGAGCGTAATTACGCCGCTGCCAACGTCGCGGAAGTGTTCGCCGATTTCCGTCGGGCGCGTGCGCAGACGGTTGAGCTTATCGGTGGATTGCATGCGGCGCAGTTCGATCGTACTGCAGAGTTTGAAGGCTACGGCCCGCTGACGCTGCGCAGCCTGGTGCACTACCTGTGCAGCCATGACCAGCAACATTTGGCGGGATTGCAGTGGTTGCTCGGCAAGATCGAGGCTGAACGCGGCCAATATGCCGGTTAGCGATGCAAGGCCGGTTCAGATTTCCAGTACCAGATAAGGGTTGAAGAAAGTATTTTCTTCCTTGCCGGCACGGGCATAGCCGCGCGGATTGCTGACCACGCGCGTTGCACCGATACGATAGTCGAAGCTGTCATGGACGTGACCATGCAACCACAACGATGGCTGCCATTTCAGGATGCTTGTTTCCAGGTCTGATATGAAGCAGGCATTCAATGGCGAACCGGCAAACCTTTCGTGGATGCTGCCTTTGCTTGGCGCGTGATGGCTGATCACCACGGTAGGGCCGTCGTGCGCTTGCGCGAATTCCCTGTCCAGCCAGGCGACCGTATCGTCGAACAGCATTTGCGACAGGGCGGGTGTGAAGGTCTCGGGAAAATCCGGCGCTACGCGTATCCGCGAAAAATCCCTGACCAGCTCAACCGCCTGCTTGAGGCCGCTGTCACGTTGTTCTTCGCTTTCAAAGAACCTGAAATCCGTCCACAGCGTGCAACCCAGGAAGCGCACGCCGTCGATCACTACCTTTTGCTGTTGCAGGACTTGTACCTGTGACCCTGTTGCAGCGGTGCGCAATTCCGACATCGTGCCGCTCAGGTCGCGCCCATAGAACTCATGATTGCCAGGCACATACAGCGTCGGCACCGGGAATTGCCTGGCCCATTCGATTGCTTCCGTCGGGCGCCAGATATCGCCGGCCAGCACCACCACATCCGCGTCGGTCTGCGGCGGCGGCATCGGGTGCACGGATAAATGCAAATCTGAGAGCAGTGAGATTTTCATGGTGTGGGCAATTGTATGGTTTTCATCGCGTTTAACACGCGTAGCTAACTGGGGTCAGAGTAATTTTCGCAAAAAACCGTGAAAAAACTCTGACCCCAGATGACTCTGCCTATTCTCTGTGCGATGAATTAGAAATTCCTAATAATCCAGCGGCACAGCACTTTATGCCGTGACGCGCAGAGCCTTCTTCAAAGCTTGCTCCAGCGTCAGGCAATGCTTGTGCAGCACCTTGGCGAAGGCATCCACAAGGTTTGACGACGGCCGATGCGTCGGCCTGACGAGGCTGACGGTGAACTGAACCGATTCGGTGAAGCGGCGCAGATGCAGGCCGCGCCTGGCTTCTTCCATTGCCGTCAACGGATTGACGATGGCGATGCCCAGGCCTTGCCTTACCATTGCACAGACCGAGGCAGCGCTCGCCGTCTCAATCGCCATACGACGTTCCACTTGCTGTCCTTCGAACACCTGGTCCAGTTGTTGCCGATAGATGTCGAGACTCGCGAGATTGATGAAATTCTGTCCGGAAAAATCCTTGGGCGAAAGTTTTTGCTTGGCCAGCAGTGGGTGTCCATCCGGCAGTATGCACACCATGTCCCCTGAAAACAGAAGGCTTTGCTCGGTGGCCGCTGGCGCCGCGACAGTTTCGGTAATACCGATGTCGTGGCGTTGCGAGGTCAGCCATTCCTCCAGCAGCGGCGATTCCTGCGGCGTGATGCTCAGGCCCACCGTCGGAAAGTCGTCGAGGAAGCGGCGGCAGGCCACCGGCAACAGTGTTTGCGCAAATGTCGGCAGGCAGATGATGGAGAGTTGTCCGTGTTCAAACTGGCGGATCGATCCGGCCATGCTGACGATGCGCTCCAGGCCCAGGTAGGAACGTCGCACCTCTTCATACAGCAGGAGGGCGGGAGCGGTCGGCAGCAGGCGGCCGCGTACCCGGTCGAACAATTTGATCCGCACCAGCGATTCGAAACGGGCCAGCTCGCGGCTGGCGGTCGGCTGCGAAGTGCGCAGCAATGCAGCTGCTCCGGTGACGCTGCCGGCGGTCATGACTGCGCGAAATACTTCGATGTGCCTGAGCGTGATGGACATCTGCAAATCTCCGGGTAAAACAGGATGATATCAAACCATATCGTATATGAATGAAGCTTGAAAGAAATGATATTTTATTGAATACTGTTTTTGGAGGAAGATACTGCAATATCCCTATTCATCCTGGAGAATCGCCATGACCCCGGCCCAGCTTGCCACCTTCCCCGACCTCGCACGCCAGCATGGCACGCCGCTCTGGATCTACGATGCGGAAACCATAGTCGCGCGCATAGAGCAACTGCGCGCTTTCGACGTCATCCGCTTTGCCCAGAAAGCTTGTTCAAATATTCACATTCTGCAGCTCATGCGTGAGCAAGGCGTCCAGGTTGACGCCGTGTCGCTGGGAGAAATCGAACGCGCATTGCTGGCCGGCTACAGCCCGCAGGGCGAACCGGCCGGCTTGGTGTTCACCGCCGATCTGCTGGATCAGGCGACATTGGCGCGCGTCACGCAACTGGATATCGAAGTCAATGCCGGCTCGATCGACATGCTGGAGCAGCTCGGCGCCGCCAAGCCTGGCCATCGGGTCTGGTTGCGCATCAATCCCGGTTTCGGCCACGGCCACAGTGCCAAGACCAATACTGGCGGCGAGAACAGCAAGCATGGCATCTGGCATACCGATCTGGAGCGCGCATTGCAGGTGATTCAGAAGCATGGCCTGACACTGGTGGGCTTGCACATGCACATTGGTTCCGGCGTTGATTACAGCCATCTGCAGCGGGTGTGCGCGGCGATGGTGGATACGGTCAAGCGCCTGAATTGCGATATCGAGGCGGTATCGGCCGGCGGCGGCCTGTCGATTCCTTACCAAGAGGGTGGGGCGCGGATCGATTGCGATCACTACTTTTCGTTGTGGGATGCAGCGCGTAAAGAGATCGAAGTCCATCTTGGACATGCGGTCCGCCTGGAAATCGAACCGGGTCGTTTCCTGGTGGCGGAAGCGGGTGCCTTGCTGTCCGAAGTGCGCGCTGTCAAGGACAACGGCAACAATCACTTCGTTCTGGTCGACACGGGTTTCAATGATCTGATGCGCCCAGCCATGTACGGCAGTTATCACCGCATTTCGTTGATCTATCAAGGCCAGCCGCCGGCCGATGTCACGCCCCGGCCGACCGTGGTGGCGGGACCGCTGTGCGAATCGGGCGACGTCTTCACCCAACTCGAAGGCGGTGTCGTCGAGCCGCGCGAACTACCGCCGGCTCGCGTTGGCGACTATCTGGTATTGCACGATACTGGCGCCTACGGCGCGTCGATGTCATCCAACTACAATAGTCGTCCCTTGCTGGCTGAAGTCTTGATCGAGAACGGTACGCATCGCGTAATCCGCCGCCGTCAGACCCTGGCTGAGCTGATTGCGCTGGAAACCTTCGAATAAGACAAGCAATTTTTCCTAGGTTGGGGACGGCTTCATGCTGTCCCCGATGACTTCGGCAGGTCTCTGTAAAGGGGCCGAAAAGGCCACCAGGCTTGTCATACTGAGCACCGGAGCCACCGGCTGCTATAAAAAATCCCCGCGTTTCCCCTTCAGGCACCACTGGTGCCTATGACTTGTTGCCCTCTGTTGCTTTTCAGCATCATGACAGGATCGTCACAGAATCTTCATATCCCTGACATATTTGCTCGTGATACTGCGCCCATTCCAAAAGCGTAATGGCGACATGTACATGGTTGAAAACGAATCCCCTCTGCACCCATTCATCGCCGCCATCCTGCCGCAATTCGATCCGGTCTCGCGCCTGTCGCGGCCAAGCTCCAGCCTTCCACCAAGTCCAACTGTCTGGCAGGCGCCGGTCAGTTCTGCCAAGTCACCTGAAGTCATTCCCCGTCCCAGCGACGCCACCCCTCACCAGGAAACAACAGGACCATCATGATCAAGAAAATCGCCGCCACTTTCTGCGCGCCGCAGGCGCCACGCTTGCAGCCACTACTTACTCGACAGCCGCCAATGCAGCTTTTCCTGAGGCCATCCGCAGGGCGTTGGCGATTCCCGCCAATAATCGTACAGGCACCATCCGCGACGTCGAACATGTAGTCATCCTGATGCAGGAAAACCGCTCCTTCGATCATTATTTCGGCACCCTGCATGGCGTACGCGGCTTCGGCGACCGTTTCCCGATTCCGCTGCTCAACCAGCGTAACGTCATGCAGCAAACCTATACCGACAAGACCACCGGCAAGTCGCGCCTCATCCTGCCGTATCACCTCGACAGCAAGTTGGGCAATGCGCAGCGCGTCAACGGCACCAACCATTTTTACGACAACGCGCAGGATGCCTGGGACCTGGGTCGCATGAATTCCTGGCCGACCCACAAGCAGACGCAGTCGATGGGCTATTACACCAAGGTCGAGCTGGATTTTCAGTTTGCGCTGGCGAATGCCTTTACCGTGTGCGATGCCTACCATTGCTCGTTCCACGGCGGCACCAATCCGAATCGCGTATTCCATTGGACCGGCACCAATGACCCCAAAGGTCTCCACGGCGGCCCGGCCATCGACAATTCGCAAGAACAGTTGGATGCTTCCTCTGCACCGACCAGCTATCGCTGGAAAACCTATCCGGAACGGCTGCAACAGGCAGGGGTGAGCTGGAAGGTTTACCAGAACATGCCAGACAATTTCACCGACAATCCGCTGGCCGGCTTCGCCACCTATCGCCAAGCCAACGAGAAGCGCGGCAACGTCGCCAATTCCGGTGCGCCATACCCGCCATACTTGCCGACTGACGACAGCGCCAATCCGCTGCTCAAGGGTATCGCCAACACCATGCCCGATGGCGGCTTCCTGGGATCGCTGCGCGAAGACATCGGCGCAGGCACGTTGCCGCAGGTGTCATGGATCGTGGTTCCGGCCACCTATAGCGAACACCCGGGGCCATCCAGCCCAGTGCAGGGCGCCTGGTACACGCAGGAAGTGCTGAACGCGCTGACTGCCAATCCGGACGTGTGGAGCAAGACCGTGCTGTTGATTAACTTCGACGAGAACGACGGCTTCTTCGACCATGTGCCGCCGCCATGCGCGCCAGGCTACGAAGGCAACGAGCTGGCCGGCTATTCTAGCGTCGATACCGACGGCGAATATTATTTGAGCACACCGCCTTACAACAAGCATCCGTTCGGCCCCGGCCCGCGCGTGCCGATGTATGTGATTTCGCCTTGGAGTCGCGGTGGCTGGGTCAATTCGCAAGTCTTCGATCACACCTCGGTTCTACGTTTCCTGGAGGCGCGTTTCAATGTGAAGGAAGAAAACATCAGCCCGTTCCGCCGTGCCGTCTGTGGCGATCTGCTGACAGCATTCAATTTCGTCAATCCGAACCATGAGCCATTGCCGACGCTGCCGAAGCGCTCGCGCCAGCAAGCTGACGCAGTACGCGCCCAGCAAGAGCGCTTGCAGCAAGTTGCGCTGCCGGCCGAAGGCACGCAAGTATTTCCGATGCAGGCTGCCGGGATTCGGCCATCGCGCGCATTGCCCTATGAATTGCACGTTGGCGGCCGCACTGACGAGCGCAGCAACAAGATCGTACTGAGTTTCCGCAACACTGGCCGCGCCGCGGCAGTATTCCATGTCTACGATCGCCTGCACCTGGATCGCGTGCCGCGCCGCTACGTGCTGGAAGCCGGCAAGAGCTGGCAGGACGCCTGGGACCTGAGCGTCGACCATGGCGCCTACGATTTGTGGGTATTGGGGCCGAACGGCTTCCATCGTGCATTCCAGGGAAATTTAGCGGCACTGTCCGAATCGGCCACAGCGACGCCGGAAGTCCGGCTCGGCTACGACACCTTCGGCAAGCGGATTCACCTGACAATGGTCAACACCGGAGCCAGGACTTGCGTCTTCACCGTTAAACTGAATGCCTATCGCCGGGAAGGCCCTTGGACTTTCGAGGTGCGCCCGGGCCGGCAGATTGAGCAGCATTGGGCAATCGCCAGCCAAGGCAACTGGTATGACTTTAGCGTGACAGTGCCGCTGGGCGGTTTCAGCCGCCGCTTTGCGGGGCGCATGGAAACCGGGGCACACGGGGTTAGCGATCCGGCGATGGCGGTGACCTGAAGCATCTAGTGTTGGATTTCTCGCCTTGGCAATCGATTCATATCATGTGAAATAGTTAAAGTGCAAATAGAAGGGGCCTACATTGATGTAGGCCCTTTGCTTTTGTTGAAAGTCCTTGCCGATTCACATGGTCCGCACTGATAATAATTTTGCTTCATCAATGACTGGTCCTAACCGCCGGCCAAGATCGCAAACGTTTGAATTCGGGGTGAATGAATGAAAATGACTTATTGGGTGGCTGAAAATCTGAAAGGCGACAAGGCCGAGTCGATCATTGCCAGGACCAAGCACGACTGCGAGCAAAAGGTCATCGCCTACGGATGTGCCGCGGATTACGGCCCGCCGCTGAAGAAATCGTTCCTGTATGGCGACGCTTTTGATTTGTTCGAAATGGCGACTGCCAAGGACGGTGGACGAGGCATGGGATAGCGCCTCAGATATCCCGCAGTGTGGTTCCCGGTTAAACCGCTATCAAGATGAAAACTGTCGTATGCCATCCATCATTCCCACTACGTTGTCAACGCCGCGCCTGATTTTGCGCCCGCTGCTGGAATCAGACGCCGCAGCTCTATTCACCATATTTTCCGATCCGGAAGTCATGCGCTACTGGAGCACAGTGCCGTGGGCTTCAATCGACGTGGCGCACGAGTTGATTGCGAATGACATTGCGGCTCATCAGGAAGGACGTTATCTCCGCCTCGGCATGCAAACGCAGGCAGACAATCATCTCATCGGGATGTGTTCGTTGTTCGCGATCGATTTGCAGAACTTGCGCGCCGATCTGGGATATGGAATGGGAAGTACGCATTGGGGCAACGGTTACATGCACGAAGCCCTGACAACCTTTGTCGAGCACGCGTTCGACGCTTTCAAACTACGACGGCTCGAAGCCGATATCGATCCGCGCAATGCCGCATCTGCCAAGACCCTGGAGCGCCTTGGCTTCATCAAGGAAGGACATTTGCGCGAGCGGTGGCTGGTCGATGGCGTGGTGTCGGATACCGACCTGTATGGATTGCTCCGGCGCGATTGGCTGGCCAGATAATCGCTTTACACACAAGGCAACGATGACGCTTGCATCTGAAGACCGCTTCAAATTTTCCACCATTGCGCACACCGATCATCGCTATTGCAGTCCGCTTTCTGCGGCCAAGGCAGAGGCTTGCTGCGTTCGCTGCGATTGACACCCGATGCACTGGTGCTGGATGCCGGATGCGGTAAGGCTGCTCTGTTGCGCGACCTGCTGACGCTGGCGCCGGTGCGCGGAGTGGGTGTTGATATCAATCCATCGTTCATCGCTGAAGCAAAGCAGGAATGGCTGGCGCAGCATCCCGCTGACACTCGGCTGACGTTGATAGATGAGCCGGTCGAGCAGCATGCATGTCCAGCCGACGGTTACGACACGATTCTCTGCATCGGTTCAAGTCATGCGTTCGGCGGCTTCGATGTTTGCCTTGAGACCAGCATGAAATGGCTGAAGCCTGGTGGCTTACTGTTGGTGGGCGAAGGTTACTGGAAGCAACCGCCATCCGCTGCCTATCTTGCAGTGCTCGGAGCAACCCAGGATGAGTTGCGCAGCCATGCGGAAAATGCCGCGCGTGGCGTTGCGCAGGGCTTTGCCGTGCTCCGCTCAGCAACTAGCAGCGATGATGAATGGGATGAATATGAAGGGATGTACTGCCACGCAGTCATGCGCTACGTCGCATCTCATCCTGGTGATCCCGATGTTGCCGGATTTCGCCAGCGCATCCAGCATTGGCATGCTGCCTACTTGCAGTGGGGCCGGGCGACGCTTGGCTTCGGTTATTACCTTTTCGAAAAACCTGATGACCGGGCATGAAGCTTGAAATGATGGCGTCGGCCAATTTGTAATGGATTGTAAGCACAGTCAACAGCATCCTTGCAGCAGTCGTTTATTGCTCAAGCCCTCGGAGATTATCTGAGGTAACCAAGACAACTGAAAGGTGCAAAAATGAACAAATTAATCGCTACTCTGATCGCCGGCTTGTTCGCTACTTCCGTATTCGCTCAAGGAACTGCACCAGCTGCACCGACAGCGCCAGCGGCTACCGCAACTGCAGCAGTAAGCGCGCCGGCCGCAAAGACCGAAGCGAAAACCGGTAAGGTAGAAGCCAAGACCGAAGGCAAGGCAGCCGGCGCCAAGGTCAAGGCAAAAACTGCAAAAACCAAGGTGGCGCACAAGGCTGTGGTCAAGGCACCCGCCGCCGAAGCCAAGGCTGATGTGAAAACCGCTGCAGCCAAGTAAGCAGCGCGTTTCGGAATAAAAAAGACAGGCAAGTCCTGTCTTTTTTATTTGCAGTTCGTGCAAAAAATTTGACGGCGAAACAGGTTTGCGTTCGAAGGAAGCTGATACTATCCTAAAAAATATTTTACTAAATAGCTGATTTGCAAAGCTGACTCAAGATACAACTCCAAGGCAATATCACCAAAGGGGATTCGTCGCATGAGCAATGCATCAAACAGCCGGGAAAACGCTACCGATTTCGATTTGAGCGCAGGTGCGCCGAAAATCATCAACCAGTTGTTTGAGCATGCCGGGATCCGTCTGAACGGCGATCAGCCGTGGGACATGAAAATCCATGACCAGGCCTTTTTCCGCAAGATGTTCGCGACATGGGAGCTGGGCATTGGCGAGTCGTACATGGATGGCGACTGGGATTGCGAACGGCTCGACGAATTCTTTTTCCGCGTCACCAGCCACGATCTTGAGCAGACGGTGGTCGGCCCAGCAAAAATCAAGTTCGCCCTGGAAATCCTGCGGCAGAAATTCTTCAATCTGCAAAGCAGGGGCCGCGCCTTCCAGGTCGGCGAGCAGCATTACGATATCGGCAACGATCTGTTTGCAAGCATGCTCGATTCGAGCATGATGTATTCCTGCGGTTACTGGTCGCGCGCCCATAATCTTGAAGAAGCGCAGCAGCACAAGCTCGACCTGATTTGCCGCAAGCTGGAACTGAAGCCGGGTGAGCGCCTGCTCGATATCGGTTGCGGCTGGGGTGGCCTGGCCCGCTATGCCGCGCAACATCATCAGGTCGAGGTTGTCGGCATCACGATTTCAAAGGAGCAGCAGAAACTGGCGCAGGAACGCTGTGCCGGTCTGCCGGT
This DNA window, taken from Collimonas arenae, encodes the following:
- a CDS encoding alpha/beta fold hydrolase, with amino-acid sequence MLKQIEAGVLDVAYEENGAADGKPVLLLHGFPYDIHAYDGLTPLLVAAGCRVIAPYLRGFGPTRFLSTVTPRSGQQAVLAHDLLALMDALAIPSAVLAGYDWGGRAACIVAALWPGRARGLVSVGGYNIQDIAAASKPQSPENELRYWYQYYFHSERGRAGLTQNRRDFCKLLWKLWSPNWHFDQATYERTAPSFDNPDFVEVVIHSYRHRYGLVPGDPAVADSELLLAAQPVISVPTIALDGAGDGVSLIGGSEQHQRFFSGPYQRRVIPISGHNLPQESPQEFADAIRALL
- a CDS encoding slipin family protein, which translates into the protein MPWNFGWIGLAFAIFVLVILLNMAIYIFREYERCVVFTLGRFSGVRGPGLVLIIPAIQQLVRVDLRTVVLEVPTQDVISRDNVSVRVNAVVYFRVIDPRKAIVEVANFFNATSQLSQTMLRSVLGKHQLDDMLAERERLNLDIQQALDAQTDSWGIKVSNVEIKQVDLTESMIRAIARQAEAERERRAKVIHAEGELQASEKLYQAAHVLAQEPQAILLRYLETLTVIGADKNTTVVFPLPMDLLSSFLGGKSKT
- a CDS encoding DinB family protein, which gives rise to MNPITLQTLANFPQQLEAHYAAIPADFKHWAPASWDGVPSEPFTAIEQACHVRDIEIDGYHLRFRRTLDEQHPLLVSIDSDALARERNYAAANVAEVFADFRRARAQTVELIGGLHAAQFDRTAEFEGYGPLTLRSLVHYLCSHDQQHLAGLQWLLGKIEAERGQYAG
- a CDS encoding metallophosphoesterase, encoding MKISLLSDLHLSVHPMPPPQTDADVVVLAGDIWRPTEAIEWARQFPVPTLYVPGNHEFYGRDLSGTMSELRTAATGSQVQVLQQQKVVIDGVRFLGCTLWTDFRFFESEEQRDSGLKQAVELVRDFSRIRVAPDFPETFTPALSQMLFDDTVAWLDREFAQAHDGPTVVISHHAPSKGSIHERFAGSPLNACFISDLETSILKWQPSLWLHGHVHDSFDYRIGATRVVSNPRGYARAGKEENTFFNPYLVLEI
- a CDS encoding LysR family transcriptional regulator, which codes for MSITLRHIEVFRAVMTAGSVTGAAALLRTSQPTASRELARFESLVRIKLFDRVRGRLLPTAPALLLYEEVRRSYLGLERIVSMAGSIRQFEHGQLSIICLPTFAQTLLPVACRRFLDDFPTVGLSITPQESPLLEEWLTSQRHDIGITETVAAPAATEQSLLFSGDMVCILPDGHPLLAKQKLSPKDFSGQNFINLASLDIYRQQLDQVFEGQQVERRMAIETASAASVCAMVRQGLGIAIVNPLTAMEEARRGLHLRRFTESVQFTVSLVRPTHRPSSNLVDAFAKVLHKHCLTLEQALKKALRVTA
- the lysA gene encoding diaminopimelate decarboxylase — translated: MAMTPAQLATFPDLARQHGTPLWIYDAETIVARIEQLRAFDVIRFAQKACSNIHILQLMREQGVQVDAVSLGEIERALLAGYSPQGEPAGLVFTADLLDQATLARVTQLDIEVNAGSIDMLEQLGAAKPGHRVWLRINPGFGHGHSAKTNTGGENSKHGIWHTDLERALQVIQKHGLTLVGLHMHIGSGVDYSHLQRVCAAMVDTVKRLNCDIEAVSAGGGLSIPYQEGGARIDCDHYFSLWDAARKEIEVHLGHAVRLEIEPGRFLVAEAGALLSEVRAVKDNGNNHFVLVDTGFNDLMRPAMYGSYHRISLIYQGQPPADVTPRPTVVAGPLCESGDVFTQLEGGVVEPRELPPARVGDYLVLHDTGAYGASMSSNYNSRPLLAEVLIENGTHRVIRRRQTLAELIALETFE
- a CDS encoding phosphocholine-specific phospholipase C; the encoded protein is MKSFPVPATPPLTRKQQDHHDQENRRHFLRAAGATLAATTYSTAANAAFPEAIRRALAIPANNRTGTIRDVEHVVILMQENRSFDHYFGTLHGVRGFGDRFPIPLLNQRNVMQQTYTDKTTGKSRLILPYHLDSKLGNAQRVNGTNHFYDNAQDAWDLGRMNSWPTHKQTQSMGYYTKVELDFQFALANAFTVCDAYHCSFHGGTNPNRVFHWTGTNDPKGLHGGPAIDNSQEQLDASSAPTSYRWKTYPERLQQAGVSWKVYQNMPDNFTDNPLAGFATYRQANEKRGNVANSGAPYPPYLPTDDSANPLLKGIANTMPDGGFLGSLREDIGAGTLPQVSWIVVPATYSEHPGPSSPVQGAWYTQEVLNALTANPDVWSKTVLLINFDENDGFFDHVPPPCAPGYEGNELAGYSSVDTDGEYYLSTPPYNKHPFGPGPRVPMYVISPWSRGGWVNSQVFDHTSVLRFLEARFNVKEENISPFRRAVCGDLLTAFNFVNPNHEPLPTLPKRSRQQADAVRAQQERLQQVALPAEGTQVFPMQAAGIRPSRALPYELHVGGRTDERSNKIVLSFRNTGRAAAVFHVYDRLHLDRVPRRYVLEAGKSWQDAWDLSVDHGAYDLWVLGPNGFHRAFQGNLAALSESATATPEVRLGYDTFGKRIHLTMVNTGARTCVFTVKLNAYRREGPWTFEVRPGRQIEQHWAIASQGNWYDFSVTVPLGGFSRRFAGRMETGAHGVSDPAMAVT
- a CDS encoding GNAT family N-acetyltransferase, whose amino-acid sequence is MPSIIPTTLSTPRLILRPLLESDAAALFTIFSDPEVMRYWSTVPWASIDVAHELIANDIAAHQEGRYLRLGMQTQADNHLIGMCSLFAIDLQNLRADLGYGMGSTHWGNGYMHEALTTFVEHAFDAFKLRRLEADIDPRNAASAKTLERLGFIKEGHLRERWLVDGVVSDTDLYGLLRRDWLAR
- a CDS encoding SAM-dependent methyltransferase; the protein is MLRSLRLTPDALVLDAGCGKAALLRDLLTLAPVRGVGVDINPSFIAEAKQEWLAQHPADTRLTLIDEPVEQHACPADGYDTILCIGSSHAFGGFDVCLETSMKWLKPGGLLLVGEGYWKQPPSAAYLAVLGATQDELRSHAENAARGVAQGFAVLRSATSSDDEWDEYEGMYCHAVMRYVASHPGDPDVAGFRQRIQHWHAAYLQWGRATLGFGYYLFEKPDDRA
- the cfa gene encoding cyclopropane fatty acyl phospholipid synthase, which encodes MSNASNSRENATDFDLSAGAPKIINQLFEHAGIRLNGDQPWDMKIHDQAFFRKMFATWELGIGESYMDGDWDCERLDEFFFRVTSHDLEQTVVGPAKIKFALEILRQKFFNLQSRGRAFQVGEQHYDIGNDLFASMLDSSMMYSCGYWSRAHNLEEAQQHKLDLICRKLELKPGERLLDIGCGWGGLARYAAQHHQVEVVGITISKEQQKLAQERCAGLPVKIELTDYRQLAGQFDKVVSVGMFEHVGAKNYPAYFDVVGKLLAPDGLFLLHTIGNYVTEMKRDVWLDKYIFPNGHLPSAKEIANVLEGRFLIEDWHNFGRDYDLTLMAWWENFERAWPVLKDNYDERFYRMWKYFILSSAGFFRSGQGQLWQLVLSKRGRSSGYRSVR